The Anabas testudineus chromosome 3, fAnaTes1.2, whole genome shotgun sequence sequence TGTAACAGTCTATAATTATTGTACATGTGTGGTTTGTCTGTCCGGTCATGTCTcatttgtaagttgctttggataaaagctaaATAATGTAAATTGCTCAATCTgtaaacagagagaaagcaaCTGTAAATGGTGGATTATATTACTAGaattttctaaatatttactgtaggaatatattttttaattttcctaCATCAATCTCTCTTGTTGGTTGTCCTGATGTTATGTACTGTAACTACTCACTGAGCTGGAGATGCACTAGTGCTACAGTCTTGTCAGCTGTCAGCGCCCAGACATTCAGCTCATCGACTGATTGGACATCTTCCAGCTTCAGGAGGTCCTCTTTGATTCGCTGAGTATCCAGGTGCTTGGGgacacctgaaaaaaaaaaaaaaaaaaacatccgtGCATTCACATCACACACTTTACACTAAACAGCATAATCTGACATGAATCTGGGAGCAAGAGCCAAGACATACCCTCCAGTAAAATTACTATTGTGTCTCGTAAGATGCGGAATGTGGTGAAGAGAACCAGAATGGAGAAGATGTAGGTACAGATGGGGTCTGCCAACTTCAGCTCCGGCTgtgaagacacaaagttaaaacagacaacaaaaacaatagtAGTAAGTTTCTTGAATCACAAATATTCATTATTGCAAGTTCAGCCATTCTGGTAGTTAATTCAAGGGATGAACTTGAAGTTATTTAACAACTGGCTCAATTAAATCTACCCTGAAGTGAACTTTCAATTAACCACTCACCAATTACCTTATAATTAAGTAGCAATTAAGTAAGTATTATCCTGGTAGGTACAAATTACTATATTAAGCACAGcacacattatttatattattcatccatactgtatattccaATATCCACATAAAATCGTAATAAGTCTCCTGACAAGAACCATGTAATTTGGTATTAAttataaagagagagaatgatCAGTTGTTATACTCCAATTTATTTCTCAATGCTAAGCCAGACATTTCCTCAGGGGTTAGCAAGAGACTAAAACACGCAAGTTGTGCATACATTGTAGCAAAAATAAAGACTAAAGTTTGCAGTAATCAACTAATAAATATTACTTCAAGGAAACTAAAGAACTTACAGCTGCACTAGGAAAGTGAAGCTGTAAAATACAGCATTACCAAATATTCTTGtctatattaataaaatgaagatTTAGCTAATCtactaaaataattttaaattacataaGCTCAATTATATGTGATAATTCTACAGAACATCAACGTCAGccatgttaatgtttaacatttattgtaaaataaaacgtCCGGGTACCTTGAAGCGGACAATGTAGGCAGCTATGAGCACCCCGACACTTTGGAGAAGGTCTCCCAAAGCATGGATGAAGGCAGCCCTAACAGCTAGGCTGCCAGGAGGACTCTGCTCGTGACCTGATCTCGAGGCAGCTGCTGAACCATGAGAGTGTCCATGGCCGTGAGAGTGACCATGGCCGTGAGAGTGACCATGGCCGTGAGAGTGGAGGTGACAACACTGGTTTAACAGGAAACCCATTCTGAAGAGAGAAGACAAGTTTATTTTAAGCATTCATTTTCCATACATTTGGTCCAAGTCACATCACTGTTTAACAGACCTAGAAACTGTAAACGGTGAGGTTTCATTATTTCACCTACAAACTGCGGTCAAACAATAGAGGATCAACAACTTACTGCACATGTAATACTTTTAAGACAACTTAGAGAATATACATACACAATagaatattagaaacacatatttacatGAGTGCTTCACTTACATGAGGTTAATAGCTACACCTCCAGCTGCAGTGATGAGCATGATGTCTCCGTTTATGTTAAAGTCCTGGTTAACTGTCCTCTGAACCGCCTCGTAGAGCAGGATGGTCGTCAGAATGTAGATGAGAATCACACTGAGGACGGCTGATATCACCTCTAGGCCAGGAAATTACATTCattgtaaaaacaaagaaataacaatAAGGCAAGAGGACATTTATGAATTATTACTGTgagatacatacagtatttagtaCTGGGCTCTCCATTAGTTTAGCCTCACGCACAACGGAGGAGCTCTAGAATCTATGTGCGACTTCCTGTTTCTAATGCCAAATGTATGAATTTACAGCCTATTACAATTACAAACGATGTATTGCAGAGATCCAATTGTGGGCCTTGTCCTGTTCACAGTTTATGTGTATAAATTTatagtgtgtgtatttacaaaGATAATACTATTTCATATTCTGTAACATAATTCAGGCTATTCCATAAAATAAGCATATAACGTGCATATCACTACTCTAAACTGGTTTTAAGTCAATAGTACAGCAGAGACCAACTAGAAGCAACAGGAATAATCTATTGACATATGATCATCATAAGCAAACAGTTACTTATTTACATATGCAGCAGTTACAGCAGAATTGTTTCCTATATGTGATTGTTTGCAACTGTTCCATGTTTAGTAATCCACAGGTAGATCTGCACTCAGCTGGCAGTTTAGTAGGCACATCAAGCTAAAACTTAGTCTAATGCAAATGCAGCGTGTGTTCAGATTTTCTCAGAGAGCAGGTGCTGCTGTCTATGATACTGTTTTGTATTATGGTCCTAACCTGCATTTAAGCAGCACATCTATATTCTGTGGGCTCAGATCTTTTGGAGCCAACGGTAGATActgttatgtttatgttgtcaAGTCAGTCATAACTTATATAATCAAATCTGTATATGTTCAAAGGTAACTGGCAGATCCTTAGTAGGCCCTTTTTCAAACagctcataaaaaaaacatgtaataaatgGAGAATATCAGCTTTTAGCGCTTGACAGGCATTTTAGAGTCCAACAGTTCAAAATGAACAGGATGAAGAAAGCTGTTGTTCATTAGTCTGTTCTGCTGCTCAATCAACTGTAACATCAATGTTTATTCAACTGTAAGTTTGgggttgttgttggtgttgttggtCTCGTTTGTgctatgtttttatgtttttgatgGAGCTGAATTCTGACAAGATGTTTCAGTCAATACTTTTCAATAAAGATCATCTCGTCAATTATTATGTCCACCACCTTTATATTGATGAGGTAAAGTGGGATAACAGAAACATCTCTTTATAATGCAGTTCAGCAACCCAAACTACAGCCTCCAAACTGTAAAGAACTGTTGAAAGAACACTTCTCTAGAACAGTTTCAATACTCACTGAACATTATTACCTCCATAAAGGAAGTATTTATGGATTTAATTAGTTACTACTAGCTCTACCTCTTAAACTGCTAACTTTAGTGCATTTCAGCAACAAATCCCACAGTTTGCTGATGTGGCCACAGAAACCCAAACTGACTGTTATTGGCGTAAATGTCAGTAACTTGCATCAGTATTTATGACAGGAATTGAAAAATTATGTAATCTGATGTTGCTGaacaaacactttctttttaGAACATCTGTGACAAAAgggaagtgaaaataaaaagcatgacGCAACTGAAATCAGAGCCATACCGAGGCGATGCAGTCCGAAAGTGAATCTCTTGGTAGGAGGCTTGGTGGAGAGCCAGAGAgccagcagagaaaacaaaatgcccACCACGTCTGCTAGAATGTGCACCGCGTCAGTCATAATGGCTAAGCTGTTTGACACATAGCCACCtgaaaaataatgtgaacaaTTAAAATGACCTGAGATCTACAGATAGTAAGATGAGCATGCGGATGCCGACATATTAAACAAGTTTCGATGGGTGTGACTCTAAGATGACatacataaacagaaaagaacaggatGTGATAGATTTCTAGATAGAATGGTGAGTGATAGTGATAGTTTCTCTTGTGAACCACATTGAGTTTCGTTTAAATTTTTAGATAAATCACATATTTAAACTTGAGAAGAGTAAAATGTTAGCATGTCCCTGGAAATATCTGTTGGATTTCTATAGCAAACCGATGAGATTTGAGTTTGCTACAAATTTCtaataaattagaaattaaataaatgatgtagCCTCAAATGATATGATAATAACCTAG is a genomic window containing:
- the slc30a4 gene encoding zinc transporter 4, whose translation is MSGGSLFTKMRSAFRRGPTDWDLSDTANFDLSDELVEDETPKFNKLKVVVSGEMSDFSAGATSNGVAVNTLVVVAADDDDDSLLDSNLGSPGLNMDPCDSCTKKRENMKHKSVMKRLAIAALLYFLFMTGEIIGGYVSNSLAIMTDAVHILADVVGILFSLLALWLSTKPPTKRFTFGLHRLEVISAVLSVILIYILTTILLYEAVQRTVNQDFNINGDIMLITAAGGVAINLIMGFLLNQCCHLHSHGHGHSHGHGHSHGHGHSHGSAAASRSGHEQSPPGSLAVRAAFIHALGDLLQSVGVLIAAYIVRFKPELKLADPICTYIFSILVLFTTFRILRDTIVILLEGVPKHLDTQRIKEDLLKLEDVQSVDELNVWALTADKTVALVHLQLTPSSANNWEDIQAKARHLLLHTYGFTRCTVQVQTCRQRLVRTCPQCQTLST